Below is a window of Methanobrevibacter sp. DNA.
TGCTTGAATTTCATTGACTTTGTCAACAGCACCTTCTTCAGTGGTACCTGCTACTGCAACAACTCCCATAATTGGGATTTTGTTTGCAACACATTCATCAATAGCTTCTTTCAAAGCATCAATACTCATACGGTAGTTGTCGTCTACTGGAATTTCGATCAAGTTTTTAGAACCAATACCAAGAATATCGGTTGCTTTTACCCAGGAATAGTGTTTAGTTTGAGGTACAATTAAAACACCGTATTCACCGTTACCTGCACCTACTCCACGAGCAGTTTCTTTTCTGATTGCTGGGAAGTCACCGTTTTTCTCTGTTTCGATGATTAAATCAAGGATGTCTTCTACAGACATGTTTAATAATTCCCAATCAGATTTGCCTTTTACGTAATCTGGTTTTACTTCTTTTACTGCAAGTGGGAAGGATTTTAAGTTACGCATTAACCAAGTACCTTCAAAGTTTGCAACGGATCCGTCAGTGGTAATGTGACCCCATGCTTTGTCTCCTTCGAAACCTAACATGTGAGCTAATTGTTTACCTACATCAAATTCCATTTGGGAAGTTGCAACTGAAGATTCGTATGCGACGTTGTTTGGATTGTAGAGCATAGTAGCCAAGTAAGCTAAATTTGCTACCATTAAGGTATCTGCGTTCATTTGACCTAAATATCTTTGTGAGAACCATGGGTCACTGTCTACTTTAAGTTTTGAAGTTAAATCGTTTAAGACCTCATTGGTTTTTGCTAAGGTTTGTTGATATTCAGGTGAATTTCTTACGACATAGCTGTCTCTTTCAGGATCTTCAGGGTGGAAGTTTCTACGCCATGAAGTATGTTCGTTTATAACAAATTCAGCTTCTTTTTGGAAGAAGTCTCTATTTTCAGCTTTTTCACCTAAGAATAAAGCTTTTACCTTATTGTTGTTAGCTGTGACTTCTTTCATATTACTATTTTCTAAATCTGACATTTTTTCATCTCCTAAAATATTTAGTATTTATATATATTTCATATATAAGTTCAATTTTTTTTATAAAAAAATGAACGGGTGGTTCAATTTAGAACCATGGTGTTCATCTTTTAGTCTTTATTACCAGATTGTTCTGTAGAGTCAGCTTTTTTAGCGTCCTCATCGTTGATTAATTGATTTCTAGCTTCGTGCATTTGAAGTTCAGGGTTGTTTGCAGGTTTCCAGTCAGCTCTACGGAATCTGTAGATGATGAGTGGAATGATAGCTACTACAATAGTACCAATTAAGAGAATTGCTACATATTCTGGAGTAGTTAATCCTGAACCGTTAATTTGTGAAGGTGGGAATAAAGCTACGATGAATGTGAATACCATAGCTGCGAATCCCCAAACACCTACAATCCAAGCACCAAGTTTTCCACCAGGGATTTTGAATGCTCTTTTTACGTTTGGTTGAGAGTATCTGAGTTTGATTACTGCTGCGTACATGAATAAGTACATTACAATATATACTAATGTTGTTAAGGATAATAAGATCCAGAAGGAACTGTTAACACCACCAGGAAGAGCTACGAACATAGCTGCCCAGAAGGTTACAATAATACCTTGAACAATCATCATGTTAGTTGGCATACCTTTTGAATTGGTTTTTTGTAATACTTTTGGAAGGTTACCATCTTTTGCAGTTACAAGTAAACCTCTTACAGGTCCTAAAATCCATGAGGATGCTTCCCCAATAGATCCGATTGTAATAAGAAGTGCTATGAATGATGTTAATACACCTGCACCGAACATTGCTTCGAATCCTTGCATAATACCTGCAAGTAAGTTTAATCCACTAGTAGGAACTAAGAAACCTACTGCTAATGCACCTAAGATACTTACAACTACAAGTACGATACCTGCAATTAAAAGACCTAAAGGATAGTTTCTACCTACGTTTTTAATGTCTCCTGCGTGTGCTGCAGTCATCTCTACACCTACAAATAAGAATACGAATACTACTAAGAGTGATAAGTTATCTATACTTGTTAAGTTTGGAATGAAGTCTGCTACGGTAGGATGCATTGTGAATAAAGGAATATGATGTCCTGTTCCTACAAACCAGAACCCTCCGATAATCAAGAGAGCACATGGAATAAGAGTACCTATTACTAAGAAGACAGAATTGATTCTTGTGTAAGTTTTAAGTCCTCTAAAGTTAATAAAGGTAAATAACCACCATACGAATGCGATTACTGCAAAGATATAAATCTTATTATTTGCTAATGCAGGATCGATTGCATATGAGAAAGTTGCTGCTACAAAACTTAATACACTAACAAAACCTATGGTCATTTGGAACCATTGCATCCAAACTGCGGTAAATCCCCATCTTTGACCAAAAGCTTCTTTTACCCATACATAGACTCCACCATTTTGAGGCCATCCGGTACCTAACTCAGATGAAGTTAAGATTGCTGGGATCAAGTATAAAATTACAGCTAATATTGTGAAAGTGATTAACTGCCATTTTACTAATGCCATTGTTGGGAAGTTACGAATACTCATAAGTGATGCGAGTGTAACTAATGAAAAGGCCATAAGACCCATTTTAAATTTATTACTAGATAATTTACTATTACTATTACCAGTCATTTTTTCACCCAAGTAAGGAGTAGACCTATCGAGTATATAAACATTATGGATTGTGCACATTTTGAAAAATGATTCTTACATGAAAAATGGTTCAAATTGACTGTTTTTATTTAGACATTAATTTAAAGCTCGAATAAATGCAAACAGTTATTAATATACTTCCATGATTGAAAATATTGATTTTACTTAAGAATTTTATTTTTTATTGGAAAAATCTTAATTTTTACAGCTATTTTGAATCTGAAGCAATCACGTGCAACAATCATCTAATGGAAAATCAGATCTGAAAATGAAACTTTTCATTAAAACAAGAAATTGGAAAAAATTCCCTATATAATATATATGCAAATCATGAAGCATGAAATAATAAAAATTCCCTATATAATATATATACAAATCATGAAGTATAAAATAATAAAAAAAATTCTTATTGAAAGCTAAATCTTTAGAAAAAAACGTGTTGAATATAAAGCAGCTAATGTGTGGTTAGCTACTTTATATTGAATAAAAAATAACGGATACTGAGGAGCATACCCACTATTTTTTATTTGCGAAAGCAACAGATAATGAGGAGGATACCTGTTGCTTTTCCCTATGGCTTTAATTATATTTTGGCTATTTTAAATCTGTTTTTTATATATATTTTGGAGTATATAGTCTTGTTGAAACCTTATAATTTTTATTATTTTTTGTTTCATATCGATTTTTG
It encodes the following:
- a CDS encoding amino acid permease → MTGNSNSKLSSNKFKMGLMAFSLVTLASLMSIRNFPTMALVKWQLITFTILAVILYLIPAILTSSELGTGWPQNGGVYVWVKEAFGQRWGFTAVWMQWFQMTIGFVSVLSFVAATFSYAIDPALANNKIYIFAVIAFVWWLFTFINFRGLKTYTRINSVFLVIGTLIPCALLIIGGFWFVGTGHHIPLFTMHPTVADFIPNLTSIDNLSLLVVFVFLFVGVEMTAAHAGDIKNVGRNYPLGLLIAGIVLVVVSILGALAVGFLVPTSGLNLLAGIMQGFEAMFGAGVLTSFIALLITIGSIGEASSWILGPVRGLLVTAKDGNLPKVLQKTNSKGMPTNMMIVQGIIVTFWAAMFVALPGGVNSSFWILLSLTTLVYIVMYLFMYAAVIKLRYSQPNVKRAFKIPGGKLGAWIVGVWGFAAMVFTFIVALFPPSQINGSGLTTPEYVAILLIGTIVVAIIPLIIYRFRRADWKPANNPELQMHEARNQLINDEDAKKADSTEQSGNKD
- a CDS encoding pyridoxal-dependent decarboxylase, with translation MSDLENSNMKEVTANNNKVKALFLGEKAENRDFFQKEAEFVINEHTSWRRNFHPEDPERDSYVVRNSPEYQQTLAKTNEVLNDLTSKLKVDSDPWFSQRYLGQMNADTLMVANLAYLATMLYNPNNVAYESSVATSQMEFDVGKQLAHMLGFEGDKAWGHITTDGSVANFEGTWLMRNLKSFPLAVKEVKPDYVKGKSDWELLNMSVEDILDLIIETEKNGDFPAIRKETARGVGAGNGEYGVLIVPQTKHYSWVKATDILGIGSKNLIEIPVDDNYRMSIDALKEAIDECVANKIPIMGVVAVAGTTEEGAVDKVNEIQALREEYAAKGINFYFHIDAAYGGYSRTLYLDENNEFMEYDELKRRIFEDGVFKYDTEYPSKELYDSYKAFGAADSITVDPHKMGYVPYTAGGIAIKNEKILDLISEVAPYVFEEAGYGPEEIGSVILEGSKSGAAAAAVWASHQTIPLNIGGYGEIIGRSIEATRLLTQRLLNDDTIEVNGVEYKVQPLCLEPDFNIVCFAFNPVGNTDLAKMNKLNEDFWYKASYKNGPMYLNDFITSHTIFDVSEYGDSPVEFIERLGIPASEWEKVHQVTVLRVCSLTPILAHEKDLDGVWDKYYDMWKGKLAELQDAQELKEDNS